The Campylobacter sp. RM10537 genome has a segment encoding these proteins:
- the uvrC gene encoding excinuclease ABC subunit UvrC: MLEKSSKNILEKELQSLPQKPGVYQYFDQNGKLLYVGKAKNLKNRVRSYFTFRPKLCANNKNSLRIQKMIEEAVHLEFITTNSEADALILENSFIKQLHPKYNILLRDDKTYPYIYVDFNEDYPRFQSTRKLIKKTKIRYFGPFFKGAKELLNALYLYYPLKQKANCKSPCIFYQIHRCLAPCNNEISQKEYKKILDSAITALLNPNILIKNLEKQMFNLAKNENYEEAAKIRDQIATIKDLEVKIQIDIAKLEDFEIFAIAFKDSMLSTIRFVVQNGKIISVNSKTTLLKNALSFEKNEIYKQLILENFNTDTPLIANTIYIYEEFDDKELLEEILSKRYGKKISIKIPKIGEKRKICNLAFENALLNIEKEQKNSNFKIQKEIQEYFELQNFPNHIEIFDNSHLQGVANVGVMVVYKFGIWDKNSYRKFHLEYKNDYEQMREVLTRRALDFQNNTPPDLWLIDGGKALLELAKDIVLSSGSNIDILAISKEKIDAKAHRAKGGAKDKIHSFKGEFSLSMDDKKLQFLQKLRDEAHRFAINFHQKTKKKQDLQSSKLIKSGLSAGAIHKLLAYYGNFESIYEANFDEICNLVGKTMAQKLKDIK, translated from the coding sequence ATGCTTGAAAAATCATCTAAAAATATTTTAGAAAAAGAACTGCAATCTTTACCTCAAAAACCAGGTGTATATCAGTATTTTGATCAAAATGGAAAACTTTTATACGTAGGCAAGGCTAAGAATTTAAAAAATAGAGTTAGGAGCTATTTTACTTTTCGCCCTAAATTGTGTGCAAATAATAAAAATTCTTTAAGAATACAAAAAATGATAGAGGAGGCTGTACATTTAGAATTTATTACAACAAATTCAGAAGCAGATGCTTTAATTTTGGAAAATTCTTTTATTAAACAATTGCATCCAAAATACAATATACTTTTAAGAGATGATAAAACTTATCCTTATATTTATGTTGATTTTAATGAAGATTATCCGCGTTTTCAAAGTACAAGAAAACTTATAAAAAAAACTAAAATTAGATATTTTGGCCCTTTTTTTAAAGGGGCTAAAGAGCTTTTAAACGCTCTTTATTTATATTATCCTTTAAAACAAAAAGCAAATTGCAAAAGCCCTTGTATTTTTTATCAAATTCATCGTTGTTTAGCACCTTGTAATAATGAAATTAGTCAGAAAGAATATAAAAAAATCTTAGATAGTGCTATTACTGCACTTTTAAATCCTAACATTTTAATTAAAAATTTAGAAAAACAAATGTTTAATTTAGCTAAAAATGAAAATTATGAAGAAGCAGCTAAGATAAGAGATCAAATTGCTACTATTAAAGATTTAGAAGTAAAAATTCAAATTGATATTGCTAAATTGGAAGATTTTGAAATTTTTGCAATTGCTTTTAAAGATTCTATGCTTTCAACGATTCGTTTTGTGGTGCAAAATGGAAAGATTATTAGTGTAAATTCTAAAACAACTCTTTTAAAAAATGCTTTAAGTTTTGAAAAAAATGAAATTTATAAACAACTTATTTTAGAAAATTTTAATACTGATACACCTTTAATAGCAAATACCATTTATATTTATGAAGAATTTGATGATAAGGAACTTTTAGAAGAAATTTTAAGTAAGCGTTATGGAAAAAAAATCAGTATTAAAATACCAAAAATAGGAGAAAAAAGAAAAATTTGTAATCTTGCTTTTGAGAATGCACTTTTAAATATAGAGAAAGAACAAAAAAATAGCAATTTTAAAATACAAAAAGAAATTCAAGAATATTTTGAACTTCAAAATTTTCCAAACCATATTGAAATTTTTGATAATTCTCATTTACAAGGCGTTGCAAATGTTGGAGTTATGGTAGTTTATAAATTTGGCATATGGGATAAAAATTCATATAGAAAATTTCATCTTGAGTATAAAAATGACTATGAACAGATGCGAGAAGTTTTAACGCGTAGAGCTTTAGATTTTCAAAATAATACTCCGCCTGATTTATGGCTTATAGATGGTGGAAAAGCTTTATTGGAATTGGCAAAAGATATTGTTTTAAGCAGCGGTTCTAATATAGATATTTTGGCTATCTCTAAAGAGAAAATTGATGCAAAAGCACATAGAGCTAAAGGAGGAGCTAAAGATAAAATACATTCTTTTAAGGGTGAGTTTTCTTTAAGTATGGATGATAAAAAATTACAATTTTTGCAAAAATTAAGAGATGAGGCACATCGTTTTGCTATAAATTTTCATCAAAAAACAAAAAAGAAGCAAGATTTGCAAAGTTCTAAATTGATCAAATCGGGCTTAAGCGCAGGAGCAATACACAAACTTTTGGCTTATTATGGAAATTTTGAATCCATTTATGAAGCAAATTTTGATGAAATTTGTAATCTTGTGGGTAAAACAATGGCTCAAAAATTAAAAGATATAAAGTGA